GAAGGTATGGAAGGCTTAAATAGACATTCTtaaactctcctccccctcccccaattttctTGCTCAGCAGGAAAGTAAACTACTTTCCATAAAATCttgtctgtgttttttttaaggtactGGAAGAAATATCTCTACGTGCTGGAAATACTCCAACTGTGAAATTGACTTTATTGAGAAAGAATTCAAGACTGGAAACTTCAAATTTCATTGTTGCCAAAAAGATTTGTGTAATGGCAGCCCAGTTACAGCAGGTAGTAAGATGGTCCTTGGCTTAACTTCTGTGCTGATCGCAATCCAGATGCTCGGCTTCTGATCTGGAGTAGGAAATACTTTGAACAAAAAGAAGTCATTTCATACCTATTGACAAATAGCCTTGTAAGAGAGAGCACCACACATTGAGAACAGAGACCGAATAAATCAGGGAAAATGGAAAGTAGAATAGCAAAACTTGTTTACTACATTGTAGTCACTGCATTGTGGGTTTTTCTTTGTGGTGCTTCATTCTACTTGTAAACTTGTATCACTTTTGTGCACTTCAACTTTTCATAGCAGAGTTTTTGAATCTAATGAAACTGCCAacttatttttcatcttttcctATCTGTAAGACTTTTATCTCAATAATAAAAGTGTCTACTTGACATTTGAACTGCATACCCTTTCATCATGGGCCTCTGTTTCCACACCACAACTTGCAACCAGTTGCACCCGTAGAAAGCATATTTTGCTGGCTACTGTCAAATACACTTTCGGTTCCTATTCTTTCTTTCCAACATGGCTATAAGGAAGTATTTCTAGTGAGGCATATTTCACATGGTGGGTAAGAGTTCAGAAGGCATTATTTGGACAGTCCTAATCTCCACTTCATAAGTTTCCTCATGCCAATGCTGCAGTAACCTTGTAGTCCAGTGACCCTGAGCAGCGTCTTGTGACATCCCATCACGGGTCCGAATGTATTATTGTGCTCTAGGATTAAATGGGGCAGCATTTCAGACAATGTTTTATCTAGATCTGCAGCTCACAGATAATATAATAGACACTCACTGTCTAGTGCCAATTTTTCTGTGTGTTCTGTTTAACTTGCCTGCCaacaatccctggaatctcagtTCTGCAGCACATGTTTAACTTACCCAACAACCATGATGGGATATTTTATAATTCGCTATACAAACAGCAGCTTGGTTGGtgatgttttgttgcttttatacTTGTTTATGCACAACCTTTCacatgtttaaaatatttctaaaaccACAATGGCACTCTCACTCAATAAGTTGTGTCCCTTGATAAGGGTTGCTAAATTAGTTGAAATGCTCTCCAACTATGAGTTCAGAGCAATGATGGGGATGTCACTGGCCATTTATTAGTGTCACTGGATAACATGAAGGTTACTTGAACACTGCCCAATAGTCCcctgctgcgagaagccaagttacagggaaccaggcagagggccttctcggtagtggcacccaccctgtggaacaccctcccaccagatgctttctaaaagtttggtagctatttttctctttgacatctaaaggcagccctgtt
The Podarcis muralis chromosome 1, rPodMur119.hap1.1, whole genome shotgun sequence DNA segment above includes these coding regions:
- the LOC114596582 gene encoding CD59 glycoprotein-like; the encoded protein is MKTLVTTVLIATFVLTLFSHFGAALKCYQCLDGIGPCKTNVTCSGDTDSCILVNLGTGRNISTCWKYSNCEIDFIEKEFKTGNFKFHCCQKDLCNGSPVTAGSKMVLGLTSVLIAIQMLGF